Proteins encoded within one genomic window of Bombus terrestris chromosome 11, iyBomTerr1.2, whole genome shotgun sequence:
- the LOC100646835 gene encoding uncharacterized protein LOC100646835 isoform X2, with protein sequence MQTEEIVSRAQSTGIDGCPTDDASLHHHPHRSSRVKCPLPPLLHMAVKQEPQEEEERSRDTNALSPQVDADVSPTSVDGKHGHGHETSHHQIQELEESAGQAVTDLNSRGRPSRGRRKSRWKLKFHHQALPPEYLDHYEASLAQEALNSSPTRLTEPTIPSPAPTSSTSTPSPIADVHGWLQRIAAMQQELCPRISSSQCSPVNSCQASGSRRSVITSTSTHALNTGHHNHNHGHGQQQQPLSQGSGRPPMKYSDLPYMGEITLDNSKPRRGRKPKKADICHLIYKNYGTILPGTPGHEERRLSPRDKLDCRERISPQMPFQRTDVQNRISSLLEKRLTQESRRSFGAMENSREQDEPLNLCIRDLNQLKIRLLRKHGNVYESGQVKSETSSDGEEIECIGATFPSEPGYRSLDHLGHTTGNNVNHNNNNVIEPVLGGNPGFVYWPNAGVFIHPMALQSQLLYYQKMAQNDKCYPRGLDQHPKEQKIVPKSIYSMMETKSPPLLPATVQPASQTSSVPPPVSPRPKRNASVVQAQGQPTKRKRSAIFIPPMPSENNNNPATEVSICKFKFTGGAKPSLQEKKSLSVDSGGNFRYYSGTGDKSMRGYEFFPREALQQSAGQSGSSTGAFLNAAGERIQPTACQRSGNQEEGRRKRKTRKSLQREKLEQTFKEKGFLIQTQQLESAEGATYCKFRQLRKFTRYLFRSWKDYLPGNVRELTGAPDNEMADGDAESDTNVLPSPVPRANMVDVPAGFVDEHRALPLT encoded by the exons ATGCAGACCGAGGAAATCGTGTCTCGCGCGCAATCTACTGGTATAGACGGTTGccccacggacgacgcttctctGCACCATCATCCGCATCGTTCGTCGCGTGTAAAGTGTCCGCTGCCACCTCTGCTTCACATGGCGGTCAAGCAGGAGCCACAGGAGGAGGAGGAACGAAGTCGTGACACGAATGCGTTGAG TCCTCAAGTAGATGCAGACGTTTCGCCGACGTCCGTCGATGGCAAACACGGACATGGACACGAAACCAGCCATCATCAGATTCAAGAACTGGAGGAAAGCGCAGGACAGGCTGTTACGGATCTCAATAGCCGAGGAAGGCCGAG CCGAGGCCGCAGGAAGTCGCGATGGAAGCTCAAGTTTCATCACCAGGCGCTGCCCCCGGAGTACCTTGACCACTACGAGGCGTCCCTTGCTCAAGAGGCTTTAAACTCATCGCCGACGCGGCTAACGGAACCGACGATTCCGAGCCCGGCGCCAACCAGCTCTACCTCGACGCCGAGTCCCATCGCCGACGTGCACGGCTGGCTGCAGCGGATCGCCGCGATGCAACAAGAGCTGTGTCCGCGGATCTCGTCGTCGCAATGCTCGCCCGTAAATTCGTGCCAAGCGTCGGGCTCCAGGAGGTCCGTGATCACGTCCACCTCCACGCACGCGTTGAACACGGGCCACCATAATCATAACCACGGTCACGGTCAGCAGCAACAGCCGCTGTCTCAAGGATCCGGCAGGCCGCCGATGAAATACTCGGATCTGCCTTACATGGGCGAGATCACGCTGGACAACAGCAAGCCGCGACGCGGTAGGAAACCGAAGAAAGCCGACATTTGCCATTTGATCTACAAGAATTACGGCACCATACTACCCGGCACTCCTGGCCACGAGGAGAGAAGGCTGTCGCCGAGGGACAAGCTGGACTGCCGCGAGAGGATCTCGCCGCAGATGCCGTTCCAACGAACCGACGTTCAGAATAGAATCAGTAGCTTGTTGGAGAAACGATTGACGCAGGAGTCTCGACGAAGCTTCGGCGCGATGGAAAACTCGAGGGAGCAGGACGAGCCGTTGAATCTCTGTATCAGAGACTTGAATCAGCTGAAAATCAGGCTACTAAGAAAACACGGCAACGTGTACGAGTCTGGGCAGGTGAAGAGCGAGACGTCCAGCGACGGAGAGGAGATCGAGTGTATAGGCGCCACGTTCCCTTCGGAACCGGGCTACCGTTCGCTGGATCATCTCGGTCATACCACCGGCAACAACGTGAatcacaacaacaacaacgtgaTCGAGCCGGTGTTGGGTGGCAATCCCGGATTCGTGTATTGGCCGAACGCCGGAGTCTTTATCCATCCGATGGCGTTGCAATCGCAGCTACTCTACTACCAAAAGATGGCACAGAACGACAAATGTTATCCCCGAGGTTTGGACCAACATCCGAAGGAGCAGAAGATCGTCCCTAAATCGATATACTCCATGATGGAAACGAAGAGTCCGCCTCTGTTGCCAGCCACGGTCCAACCGGCCTCTCAAACGTCCTCCGTGCCGCCTCCTGTCTCGCCCAGGCCGAAGAGGAACGCGTCCGTGGTTCAGGCTCAGGGACAGCCGACGAAGAGGAAACGATCCGCCATATTCATCCCGCCCATGCCATCGGAGAACAACAACAATCCAGCGACGGAAGTGAGCATATGCAAATTTAAATTCACCGGAGGTGCGAAGCCCAGTCTACAGGAGAAGAAGAGCCTGTCGGTGGATTCAGGCGGCAACTTTAGATACTACAGCGGCACCGGGGACAAGAGTATGCGCGGCTACGAGTTCTTTCCGCGAGAAGCGCTTCAACAGTCGGCAGGGCAATCGGGTTCCTCGACGGGAGCTTTTCTCAACGCCGCCGGCGAGAGGATTCAGCCGACAGCCTGCCAGAGGAGCGGCAATCAAGAAGAAGGTCGTCGCAAGAGGAAGACTCGAAAGTCCCTTCAGAGGGAGAAGCTGGAGCAAACGTTCAAGGAGAAAGGATTTCTCATACAGACGCAGCAGCTGGAGTCCGCCGAGGGCGCTACTTACTGCAAGTTCCGGCAGCTTAGGAAATTCACCAGGTATCTGTTTAGAAGCTGGAAGGACTACCTGCCGGGGAATGTGCGCGAGCTGACGGGCGCTCCGGACAACGAAATGGCCGACGGAGACGCGGAGAGCGACACGAACGTGTTACCGTCGCCGGTCCCTCGTGCCAATATGGTGGACGTTCCGGCTGGCTTCGTCGACGAGCATCGCGCTCTGCCTCTGACGTGA
- the LOC100646835 gene encoding uncharacterized protein LOC100646835 isoform X1 encodes MLPESKFPVTGGTMQTEEIVSRAQSTGIDGCPTDDASLHHHPHRSSRVKCPLPPLLHMAVKQEPQEEEERSRDTNALSPQVDADVSPTSVDGKHGHGHETSHHQIQELEESAGQAVTDLNSRGRPSRGRRKSRWKLKFHHQALPPEYLDHYEASLAQEALNSSPTRLTEPTIPSPAPTSSTSTPSPIADVHGWLQRIAAMQQELCPRISSSQCSPVNSCQASGSRRSVITSTSTHALNTGHHNHNHGHGQQQQPLSQGSGRPPMKYSDLPYMGEITLDNSKPRRGRKPKKADICHLIYKNYGTILPGTPGHEERRLSPRDKLDCRERISPQMPFQRTDVQNRISSLLEKRLTQESRRSFGAMENSREQDEPLNLCIRDLNQLKIRLLRKHGNVYESGQVKSETSSDGEEIECIGATFPSEPGYRSLDHLGHTTGNNVNHNNNNVIEPVLGGNPGFVYWPNAGVFIHPMALQSQLLYYQKMAQNDKCYPRGLDQHPKEQKIVPKSIYSMMETKSPPLLPATVQPASQTSSVPPPVSPRPKRNASVVQAQGQPTKRKRSAIFIPPMPSENNNNPATEVSICKFKFTGGAKPSLQEKKSLSVDSGGNFRYYSGTGDKSMRGYEFFPREALQQSAGQSGSSTGAFLNAAGERIQPTACQRSGNQEEGRRKRKTRKSLQREKLEQTFKEKGFLIQTQQLESAEGATYCKFRQLRKFTRYLFRSWKDYLPGNVRELTGAPDNEMADGDAESDTNVLPSPVPRANMVDVPAGFVDEHRALPLT; translated from the exons ATGTTGCCAGAAAGCAAGTTTCCCGTCACAG GGGGCACTATGCAGACCGAGGAAATCGTGTCTCGCGCGCAATCTACTGGTATAGACGGTTGccccacggacgacgcttctctGCACCATCATCCGCATCGTTCGTCGCGTGTAAAGTGTCCGCTGCCACCTCTGCTTCACATGGCGGTCAAGCAGGAGCCACAGGAGGAGGAGGAACGAAGTCGTGACACGAATGCGTTGAG TCCTCAAGTAGATGCAGACGTTTCGCCGACGTCCGTCGATGGCAAACACGGACATGGACACGAAACCAGCCATCATCAGATTCAAGAACTGGAGGAAAGCGCAGGACAGGCTGTTACGGATCTCAATAGCCGAGGAAGGCCGAG CCGAGGCCGCAGGAAGTCGCGATGGAAGCTCAAGTTTCATCACCAGGCGCTGCCCCCGGAGTACCTTGACCACTACGAGGCGTCCCTTGCTCAAGAGGCTTTAAACTCATCGCCGACGCGGCTAACGGAACCGACGATTCCGAGCCCGGCGCCAACCAGCTCTACCTCGACGCCGAGTCCCATCGCCGACGTGCACGGCTGGCTGCAGCGGATCGCCGCGATGCAACAAGAGCTGTGTCCGCGGATCTCGTCGTCGCAATGCTCGCCCGTAAATTCGTGCCAAGCGTCGGGCTCCAGGAGGTCCGTGATCACGTCCACCTCCACGCACGCGTTGAACACGGGCCACCATAATCATAACCACGGTCACGGTCAGCAGCAACAGCCGCTGTCTCAAGGATCCGGCAGGCCGCCGATGAAATACTCGGATCTGCCTTACATGGGCGAGATCACGCTGGACAACAGCAAGCCGCGACGCGGTAGGAAACCGAAGAAAGCCGACATTTGCCATTTGATCTACAAGAATTACGGCACCATACTACCCGGCACTCCTGGCCACGAGGAGAGAAGGCTGTCGCCGAGGGACAAGCTGGACTGCCGCGAGAGGATCTCGCCGCAGATGCCGTTCCAACGAACCGACGTTCAGAATAGAATCAGTAGCTTGTTGGAGAAACGATTGACGCAGGAGTCTCGACGAAGCTTCGGCGCGATGGAAAACTCGAGGGAGCAGGACGAGCCGTTGAATCTCTGTATCAGAGACTTGAATCAGCTGAAAATCAGGCTACTAAGAAAACACGGCAACGTGTACGAGTCTGGGCAGGTGAAGAGCGAGACGTCCAGCGACGGAGAGGAGATCGAGTGTATAGGCGCCACGTTCCCTTCGGAACCGGGCTACCGTTCGCTGGATCATCTCGGTCATACCACCGGCAACAACGTGAatcacaacaacaacaacgtgaTCGAGCCGGTGTTGGGTGGCAATCCCGGATTCGTGTATTGGCCGAACGCCGGAGTCTTTATCCATCCGATGGCGTTGCAATCGCAGCTACTCTACTACCAAAAGATGGCACAGAACGACAAATGTTATCCCCGAGGTTTGGACCAACATCCGAAGGAGCAGAAGATCGTCCCTAAATCGATATACTCCATGATGGAAACGAAGAGTCCGCCTCTGTTGCCAGCCACGGTCCAACCGGCCTCTCAAACGTCCTCCGTGCCGCCTCCTGTCTCGCCCAGGCCGAAGAGGAACGCGTCCGTGGTTCAGGCTCAGGGACAGCCGACGAAGAGGAAACGATCCGCCATATTCATCCCGCCCATGCCATCGGAGAACAACAACAATCCAGCGACGGAAGTGAGCATATGCAAATTTAAATTCACCGGAGGTGCGAAGCCCAGTCTACAGGAGAAGAAGAGCCTGTCGGTGGATTCAGGCGGCAACTTTAGATACTACAGCGGCACCGGGGACAAGAGTATGCGCGGCTACGAGTTCTTTCCGCGAGAAGCGCTTCAACAGTCGGCAGGGCAATCGGGTTCCTCGACGGGAGCTTTTCTCAACGCCGCCGGCGAGAGGATTCAGCCGACAGCCTGCCAGAGGAGCGGCAATCAAGAAGAAGGTCGTCGCAAGAGGAAGACTCGAAAGTCCCTTCAGAGGGAGAAGCTGGAGCAAACGTTCAAGGAGAAAGGATTTCTCATACAGACGCAGCAGCTGGAGTCCGCCGAGGGCGCTACTTACTGCAAGTTCCGGCAGCTTAGGAAATTCACCAGGTATCTGTTTAGAAGCTGGAAGGACTACCTGCCGGGGAATGTGCGCGAGCTGACGGGCGCTCCGGACAACGAAATGGCCGACGGAGACGCGGAGAGCGACACGAACGTGTTACCGTCGCCGGTCCCTCGTGCCAATATGGTGGACGTTCCGGCTGGCTTCGTCGACGAGCATCGCGCTCTGCCTCTGACGTGA